The Paenibacillus sp. G2S3 region TAAAAATATTCCCATTGTAGATACGAATACCTTCAAATATGCCGTCTCCATACAAAAAACCGTGATCAAAAACGGATACCTTTGCATTTTCCTTAGTTACGTGTTGTCCATCCAGATAGATCCATTGTTCAGCCATGAATTTACTGCACCTCCGCTTTCTCTTCCTCATAGGTGTATGTGGGATACGAGCCCAGAATCCGAACCTGACAGCCTAAAGCGCTAATCTCTTCGATAGCTCCTGGCAGCAGGACTGATTCTATCGGTTCCAGCACATCAATATAAAAATAATAAGTACCCAACTTCTTTTTCGTTGGTCGTGATTCAATACGCGATAAATTTAGCTTCCGCCAAGAAAAGGCAGCGAGGACCTGATGCAAAGCACCTGGAAAATCCTCCGGCAGCGTTACTAGGACACTCGTCTTTACACCATTGCTGCTCCGTGGAAGATCTACCTTCTGCGGGCCGACAAGGACAAATCGCGTGTAGTTGTTGTTGTGATCTGTAACTTTCCGATCTACAATCTCCAGCCCATGTGTGGCTGCGCCAAGTGCAGTACCAATCGCAGCCCAGCCCTTGCCAGGATTGTTCTTAACGATTTCAACAGCTTCAGAGGTACTTCCGACCGACTCCAGTTCAGCCCAAGGTGCATGCTTACGAACAAATTGCATACATTGTGCCATTGCAACAGGATGCGAAAGGATTTTTTTCATTTTAGTGAAATCCTTATTGCCGTTCGTATCTCTAAATTCCAGCGGGTGAGCGATGAGATTCTGTATCGATGGAAAGATCCATTCAGCCTGCATAGGTAGATCGACTTCATTGATGAGCCAATCAATATGAAGACTAACTGAGCCTTCAATAGTATTCTCAATCGGGATTACGCTGTAATCAGTGATGCCACCAGCCGTAGAGAGAAAGACATCGGAAATTAACTTGTGATGCACAATTTTTACAGGCTCGCCGTTAAACAAATGCAGCAGCGCTTCGTGAGATACGGAGCCCTGCGGCAATACCGCTATTGATTTCATGACCGTACTTCTCCTTTTATCATATCCAAAAATGATACGTTTTGCATCTCGTTTCTTTGAAGCAACTCTGATGTAACACCTGAAGTACAAGGCATCAGCCAGCAAGTCTGAGCAGAGATGCCGTGTTCTTGCATCGTATTCTTCAGGAAAGCCTCAAGCTCATGCTTACGAGTCTCCTGGCGATCAACTAAACACAGTAGGGTAGGACCGGCACCGCTAAGTGCGATTCCTAAAGCACCATGGCTAGGCGCTTCCGCGAGCAGCTTCTCCATGCCTGGAATAAGTGCTGCACGATAGGGCTGATGCAGACGATCCTGCATCGCTCTACTGATCAGGTCAAGCCGACCTGACGCAAACGAGGCTGTCATTAAAGAAGTTCTGCTGATGTTGTACACAGCATCACTAACTGAGATTTCTGTTGGAAGCACTCCCCGTGCTTTTGTGGTTTCCAGCTCGAATTCAGGAATAACCACAAGAACCTCAAGATCTTGTGGTGGTTCAAGGCGAACGTAATCCGCATGAGCACCGTCCCACACTGCGGTAATGATGCCACCAAATAAGGAAGCTCCTACATTGTCAGGATGCTTCTCAAGCTGGGTAGCCATATCAAACAGCTTGGCATCATCGAGCGGAGAGCCGATCATCGTATTAGCTGCGACCATGCCCCCAATGATGGCCGAAGCACTGCTGCCCAGTCCACGCGTAAGCGGAATCTCAGAGTACATCGAGATAGATATTTCAGGCACCGCAACGCCTGCCTCTGCAAATACCATTTGAGCGACCTGATAGAGTAAATTACTCTTATCCCGAGCCACTCCCTTCATCTCGTCACCATATAGATGAAAAACTGTCTCCTCTGCTTCCTCCATCTCAATCCAGGCATACAGCGGCAAAGCCATGCCAAGAGTATCGAAGCCCGGACCAAGATTGGCAGTACTAGCAGGTACTTTAACCCTTGCTACTCCATAAGTACTCATAACAGGTGCAATCTCCTTACTCATTGATTAAATATAGAAAGTATAGTGCAGCTACAGTTCTAACCTTCCACACGATAATGACTCTTGATCCGGTGGATGACTTTCAGTTCCTTAAAGTGGCGCAGCACTTTGTTCATACTAGCTTTACTGGCGTTATGGGTAACAATAATAATTTCCGCATCAGGATTATTTGGGTTGGCTTGTTGAACTACCGAATCAAGACTCACGTCATACTCGGCAAACACCTGAGTAATCTTGGCCAATACGCCTGCTTTATCGTCAACGTGTAAAAGTAGGAAGTTCTTATAAAAGATATCCTCATCACTCTTAAGCTTCTTCTGCTTATAAGGTACTTTTTGCTTCAATCCATTGACACCCAGCTTGAGGTTCTTAATAATAGCTACCAAGTCAGCTACCACCGAAGTTGCTGTTGGCATTGCACCCGCACCCGCGCCATAGAACATCGTCTCTCCTACTGCTTCACCGTACACATAAACTGCATTGAAGACACCATTTACGGATGCAAGTGGGTGACTTGCTCGAATTAAGGTCGGTTGAACACTGATACTGAATTCCTCATCCTGACGTTCAGCAATGCCTAGCAGTTTGATTTCGTATCCGAGACGCTTTGCAAAAGCAATATCGGCTTTACTCACTTCTGAAATCCCGCTCACACTGACGTCATGTAGCTCCACGTTAGTGCGGAAGCCTAAGGTTCCGAGAATCGCCATTTTGCGGGCAGCATCCAGACCTTCAACATCGGAAGTTGGATCAGCCTCTGCATATCCTAGATCTTGCGCTTCTTTTAACACATCACTATAGGAGGCGCCTTCTTGACTCATCTTGGTTAGTATGTAATTAGTTGTTCCATTCACAATACCTATAATCTTCATGATCTTATCTGAAGAAAAGCCTTCGATAAGCGTCCGAATAATCGGAATACCACCTGCAACACTAGCCTCATAAAAAACATCACATTGCTTCTCTTGCGCCTTAGCCAGAATCTCCGAACCGTGCAGCGCCATCAAATCCTTGTTCGCAGTTACGACGTGCTTACCACGTTCCAAAGCTTCAAGGATATATTCCTTCGTTCCATCGATACCACCCATCACTTCAACAATTACATCAATCTCAGGATCACGAATAACATCCCATGGATCTGTTGTTATTTTGGCAGGGTCGACCTCAATATCACGTGGCTTATTGGAATTATTCACCGCTATGCGCTCAATGAGTATTGGAGAGCCTACTTGACTGCTCAAATCCTCCTGATTTCCTTCCACGATACGAACTACACCTGTACCAACAGTTCCCAGACCCAGCAATCCTACTTTAACCGGCTTCATCAGTATCCTCCTAAAAGTTTTCGTATATAAATTCTCTATCCCTGTCCAACGATTAGGGCGCGCTTCACTCCCGGAATATCCTTCAGGCTATCAAGCATCTCTCCGAGCTCCTCATTCAAATGTGAGATTTCCACGGAGATCACCACATTCGCTCGTCCTTGTAGCGGGATACTCTGGTGAATCGTCAGCACGTTAGCCCCATGCCCCGCCACAGATCCTAGAACCTTGGAGAGCATCCCAGATTCATGTTCCAAATCCATAGAGATCGTAACAATTCGCTCACGTTCGAGCTGATGGATCAGGTGAATGCCATCCTTGTATTTATAAAAAGCACTTCGGCTTAATCCTACCTGTTCTACACCCTCATGTACGGTCTTCGCATCCCCGGCCTCAAGCAATTGTTTGACCTGCATAGTCTTAAGTACAGCATCAGGTAATATGTCCTCACGGACCAAATAATAGCGTTCTTTCACGAACGTCCTCACCTCAAAGACTTTTGTGTTTTCTTAGTGGACATTATATCGGAAAAGACTTATAAAATGCAATAACTTTATATGTATACTCTGAGGTCGGGGAGTTAGTTGGAGCAAAACCCCAGATTCCTGGGGGCAGTAGGCACTCGTATGTACTCTAACTGTATGGAATCGTCGTCCCGCAATAATCACAGATCTTGTCCTGACCAGGAAGTACTCTACTCTTAGCACCGCAACTCGGACAAACGATGGATTTCGGCAGTTGGACAGGTGGCTTAGGCCTATTCTCCGGTAATGACTGCCGCCCAGATGATGGTTGGTTCTCTGATGCCGCGGAGGGCTGTGCCCGGTCAGGATGCACAAGATTGGGCGGTTGTTTATCTAAGAGCTTAACACGTCCTTCATAATAGACAAGATCAGAAGCAAGTAACCCCCATCTCACCAAATACCGTAGGTCTCTACGTACATCATCTTCACTTTGTTTCGTGATATCAGCTAAATTACCAATATGTCTAACATCATCCACTATGATCAGCATGAGATACTTCTTGCACAGAAAATCAAAGTTTTCTGTTGCGAAGGTAGCCCTCCCTGCAAAGCTGTCCGCCGGAATTATAAAGATCAAGTAGAGGACCACCAGAATGATTAATAAAGTGAACCACTTAAAATCCCCTTTGTAGGTCCCCACGGCGAAGAGGACGGCAAGTTCCATAAAAGCTCCCATACATACATGATAGAGCAATTTGTAGTTAAATGATTTCCGCTCATTCTTATAATGAGTGCTTACAAAACGAAGCATCGCAAGTACAAACCCAAGCGGAGCAAACAAATAGGCAATCGCCATGATGATTCGATCAAACACTGTCTGGTCTCGCTTGTTACGGTAGCGAAGGTTATTCTCAGGCGCACGCACCAGTGCTTGTGCCCGTTTGGAATAAATAAGCTTCGGCGGCAATTTTACAAATGGATTGTCTACACGTCCTTCATAATAAACAATATCTGGAGAAAGTACTCCCTGATCTTTTAAATATTCCAAAACCTCGCGGACGTTCTCTTCACTGAATCCGCGAATATCGGATAGGCTGCCGATATGCCTTATGCCGTCCACAAGAACCAATGCGATATAGTCATTGCAAAGATAGGTGAATCCCTCTCTCCATCCTACGGCCCTAACCGACAATTTGATGGCGGGAATCCTAAACAATGCGTAGATAATCACCAGCCTGATCAAGAGTGCGACATAATCGATTTGACCAAGTAGCTTGCTAATTATGAAATAGATCGCCAATTCTACAAAGGCACCCATACACGCATGATAAAACAGGTTAATATTGCTTGCTTTGCGCTGTCTCTTGGAATGTGTAGATAATAACCGAATGGCAGCCAATATAAAGCCAACCGGAGCAAATACATACGCAAACACAATAGTCGTATAATCAAACGCCGTCCGCTCATATTCATGCTTATATATCGGTTTGCCTGTTGTTGGTGGCTGCCTTCGTATATCCAATTTACTCATCTTATATCTCCCCTAGTTAAGTTATATCTACAATGCACAGGGAGAACCTTGGCATTAACTGTACGATATCATCGTGCCACAGTATTCACAGCTCTTTGACTGACTAGGCTGAACCGTGTTCTGTGCTCCGCAGCCCGGACAACGGATGGACTTAGGCAGCAGTGGTGAGGACTGCGGTTGAGAATGAATCTGCTGTCCCGAAGCTTGGGCTTCGAAGCCTGAAGTCCTTCCATGATGTACAAGATTAGGTGCTGCCATGGATGGATCTGGCGTCTGACGCCCCTCGGAAAGTACAATATCAATATCCAATAATCCTTTATTCTTTAGATACTGGACATCTCTCCGTACATCGCTATCGCTTTGACCTATCCGTTCAGATATACTGCCGACATATCGGATATTTTTATTTTGAATCAGCTCTATATAAGAAGTGTTAAGCTTAGAAAGTGTATATTTAGCTTTTGCTGTCACACTCGCAAGAATAAAAGCCGGAATCAAAAATATGACTGCAAGGAAAATCTGGATCGTTAATAATTCGGAAGCTCCAGTGTTTCCACTCATGGTATCCACGAACATTGCAATCGAGAGTTCAACAAATCCTCCGATAAATACATGCATGATCAGATTTAGATTGGTGGGTCTCCGATGATTTTTATAATGAGTTAGCATCAAACGTAACAATGCAAGAACGAGTCCAATGGGTGTGAATAGATATGCTGCTGCAAGAATGACATAATCAAACCCAGTCCGGTCTAATTTAATCAGAGGAACCGCTACACTCCCCGCTGGGGTCGGTGACGGCTCTTGTATGTTCAATCTGTTCATGTAGTTATTTCCTCCTATTTAAGTGCCGCTAATTCATGATTTCGCCGTTCAAGTGTAGCCTCAATACTCTCGGCCATTTCGTTGATTTCAGCTTGCCAGTTCTCATGTGGCTCATTAGTCATGAGCAGAAGCTTCACATGATCATGCAATAGGGAGATCTGCTGATGCATGATATCCTCAGTAGCATATAAAGACGGATCTGATACAGGATCACTGAACTTGAATTGATCTCGTAATTCATTGAGTACCTTCACAAGCTGTTCAGATTCGGAATTCTTCCAGCTACTCGCCAGCACACTAATCTCGTTTAATTCACTCTGGTGCTGCCGAAATGCTTGCAAGGACCTCTTCACTTGCTGCTCTTCAGTCTCGGCATTCCATCCATAAATCCTGATCACAGGTAGTGTGATTCCACCAATCAAAAGAATCAGCAGTTGAACGGCAGCATACCACAGAGGCGACAACTCCAGCAGCCAATCGAAAACAATAGCGGATACAAATACGACAGCCGCATAGATTCCCGTGATGAATGCACCACTGATAAGAACGGGTGAGGTTCGCTGCACACTTCCTGCAGTACGGAGCCAAAAAATACAATAGCCATACACTACGCTCTCAGCCAACAGAACAGCAACAAGCGAAGTCACGAATCGAAACAGCGATTCAGAGAACCCTAACCCTAAAAAGGAGAACACCGTTAGTATTATAGCAGCCACATAAATAATGGTGATGATACGAATATAGCTTTTGCCCTTGTTCATTACGTCCTCCTTCAGCCTGCTTTCGTTCCACACTCGGCACAAAATTTCTGTCCGGGCTTCAGCTCATGCCCACAGCCTCCGCATTTAATAACCAAGCTGTCTCCACAATGAGGACAGAATTTCACCCCTGGCGATACCATTTCTCCACATTTACCACAGGCTTTAGGCATTTCTTTTCCACAAGAGACACAGGAAGATGCACCCTCAGGATTATCTGCCCCACAGGTTGGACAAGCACGATAAGGATTGCCACAGCCAGGACAGAACTTAGCTCCAGCTTTCAGTTCATGTCCACATTCCAAACAATTGATCTTGTTTCCGGACGGTGTGCTTTGCTGAATGCTCTCCAGAGCATGCCCACAGCCACTGCAGAACCTTCCCTCAACAGAATTCATAACCCCACACTTCGAACAGGAGCGCTCTTGGCGTACAACTGTAGTTCCTGAATCAAAACTCATCCCTCGGGTCATACGAGTCACCATATCCATAGCCGGGCCAGCAAATCCCATACCAAGTCCAAGCCCCATCCCGGTATTCATCATGCCCACTCCAAGATTGCCAGGATTGCCTGCTGCTTTTTCCATCGTGTTAAAGCCCCGCTCCTGCTGGTAGTTGAAGCCGATAATATCCATTTCTGCTTTTTTAGCTAAAGCTTCCTTTAATCGAATCGTTGCCGGATCATCATCAGGAATATTAATCGAATCAATATAGAAATTATTCAGCTCAAGACCATTATCCAGAAAAGTCGATGCTAACCGCCCCTGAATATGCTTTGAGATCTCTGCAACATAGGCATTAATCTCCAAGATACTGATTTGCTTATGCACAAGGTAGGATGAGATCAGTTCATTTATATTCGACATAAGCAAGCCGCGAAAATAATTTACGAGCGTATCGTGATCAAACTGAGGAAGCGTTCCAACGAGCTGCAACAAAAATTTACGTGGATTATCCACCTTTACACCAAACTGTCCGAAGGAACGAACAGAAATCATGATTTTGTATTTAGGATCCTGGAGTTGTAAAGGTGCGCTTGTTCCCCATTTAACATTCATCGAATTGGTTTTGTTCACGTACCATACTTCTGCTGTGAATGGTGACTTCCCACCGAAAGGAAGATTAACGATATTAGATAAAATAGGAATATTAGCGGTGCTCAGGGTATGCCGCCCTGCCGTAAAGGAATCAAGCGCTTGTCCGCCCTTGAATAGGATCGCTTCCTGAGATTCATTAACGATTAGCTGTGTCCATGTCCCTAGCTCTTGGTTAGGATATTTCCATGCGAAAATCCCCGGAGGACCGTCGTACTTCACCACTTCTATAATTGCCATCTGCTATTCCCTCTTTCATCATCTATGATATATGAATAACGTATGCGTTCCCGGATGGGAAATTGTGTATTTCGATATTTATTGTATACGATATATATCGTGTTTTGGGTTCTTTTCATGAAAAAAATATACTCGATATGTAAACAAGTATAAACGACTTTGACGTCCTTATAAGGACGGTAAGCGTTTAAGCGAGAAATATAAGACATATAGTATGGTGTGAAACTTATACTTTCTTATATTTAAAAAAAGCGTGACTTGTGTCTTCCTTTACAGGAGAACACAAGTCACGCTTTGTAATCAGCTAAATATTAATAGTAACTACTATTCTCTACGAACTCGAATTCGAACTCACCAATACGGACAATAGTCCCCTCTACAGCTCCACGTTTACGAAGCTCTGCATCTACACCCATATGTCGCAAAGTCCGGGCGAGCTTTAGAATCGCATCATGTGTGCTAAGCTGCATACGTTTCAACATTTTCTCGATACGAGGGCTGTTGACCACATATGTTTCATTATCACGTGTAATGGTGAATGAGTTATCATTTTCCGCTTCTAGCTTATAAACCTTACGTTCAGTTGTTCCTGATACTTCTTCAACTACCGGTGCCACCGGAATACTATCAAGAATATCCGTTGCACGATATAACAGTTCCTGAACACCTTGACGGGTAAGCGAGGAGATTGGCATAATCTCAAGATCCGGACGCAGCTCAGCTACGCGTTCTCGGAAAGCGATGAGATTCTCTTCTGACTCTGGCATATCCATTTTATTCGCGGCCACGATCTGAGGACGATCAATTAGAGCCGCATTATATTGCTTCAGCTCGTCATTAATGAGAACCCAATCCTCGAAGGGATCACGCCCCTCTGAACCAGACATATCCACTACGTGAATAATGATCCGTGTACGTTCAACGTGACGTAGGAATTCATGACCAAGTCCTATGCCTTCACTAGCTCCCTCAATTAATCCTGGCAGATCCGCCATTACAAAGCTTCGTCCATCCCCAACATCTACTACACCTAAGTTCGGTGTAATCGTAGTGAAATGGTATGCACCAATCTTTGGTTGAGCTGCGGATACGACCGACAGTAGCGTAGATTTGCCCACACTCGGGAAGCCTACAAGTCCCACATCAGCCATAACCTTAAGTTCCATAACAATATACCGTTCTTGACCCTCTTCGCCGTTCTCTGCTAGCTCTGGAGCCTTATTAGATGTTGTTGCAAAACGAGCATTCCCACGACCCCCACGACCCCCACGGGCAACAACAACTTGCTGACCATGACGAGTCAAATCGGCGATGACCTCTTGAGTATCATCGTCAATTAACATGGTTCCAGGTGGAATCCGAACGATCATATGATCAGCGTTCGCCCCATGCTGACTTCTGTTACGTCCTTTAATCCCTTTGTCCGCTTTAAAATGGCGCTGATAACGGAAATCCATCAGCGTACGCAAGCCCTCATCTACGCGGAAGATAACGTCGCCACCACGGCCACCGTCACCACCTGCTGGGCCACCATCCGGTACATACTTTTCCCGACGAAACGCAACGATACCATCCCCGCCGTCTCCGGCCTTAACATAAATCTTAGCTTTATCTACGAACATTAATGTTCACCTTCCTCACATTTCAAGCGGCAAACGCAGCTCTACATAAGCCTTGCTGGGCTTAAACTGCTCCGCTTTCATGATTTTCCCTTGTACTATATTATAAATTTGCCCTTTGAGCTGCTCGGGATTGCCATGCTCTCCCTCACCTTCGAAGGAGATAAGAATGTCTCCTCCATCCTGAATAAAGCCAAGACGCAGCTTGCGCGTTTCACCCTGAGGAGCCAGTCCGTTATATTGATAAGCTCGTACGGTCTGCATGATCACTGAAGTCAGCTCATCTCCTGCTTCCCGGTTTAGCTTCTCCTCCAGTTGCAATCCTTCCTCCACTTGAACTTCCAGTTCCAGACTAGTCCGGTAAGTTCGGAAAGATTGGATATAGAAGACCAATGAAGGAATGCCCAGCTTAGCGATACGACTATCAAGCGCTATGCGTTCCTTTATTCTTTCCACACACTCCACGGATTTATCAGGTTTTCCAAGCTGAATATATCCGTAAAGAATCTGCAAATCATTCATCCAATCATGACGATGATGATTCAGTGTCCGAATCGCCGCCTGTTGCAGAGTGTTCTCTTGTATGCGCAGTTCCCGTTCCCAATGACGCTGATTCCAAATCAAACTGAATGCAATCGTTACTGCTACCCAAATTCCAAGCAACAGACACGTCAAAAGGGAGGTATGCCAATACACGAGTCCTAAAGGAAGCATTACGGATAACATGACTGCCCAGATTGCACTTTTCCAGGATTTCATTCTTTCTCCCCGTCCCTCAGTTCGCAAAATTCATGACTTCGTTTAGATTATTGTCCTCACCAATTACCATTTCCTAGTATAACACAGCAATTCCCTGTAGTTCACCAGAGATAACCATGAGATTTTCATATATGTCTAAGGATGTTTATGCTTTCTTAAAACTCTGAAGGTCTACGTTTCTAAAGTGCTCAAAGAGGTATCCACAAATGATTCTGAATATTCTACAAAAAAGCCTCCGGCACTCATGCCGGAGGCTTCTACATGCAAATATGGTTCCGTAAGCTTACGCTTCCAGTGCCGCTGCTACCGGAGCGACATCAACTGGGTATACGCTCACTTTTTTGCGATCGCGGCCCCAACGTTCGAACTTCACTACGCCATCCACCAATGCGAACAACGTATCATCTTTACCGATGCCTACGTTAGTGCCTGGGTGAATTTTTGTTCCGCGTTGACGAACCAAGATGTTACCGCCGGTTACTGCTTGACCGTCAGCACGTTTCACGCCAAGACGTTTGGAATGGGAATCCCGTCCGTTTTTTGTGGAACCTACACCTTTTTTCGATGCGAACAATTGAAGATTCAATTTCAACATGTTGTCAACCTCCTTCTTTAAATATTTACTTGCTCTATTTGAAGATACTTTCCGTATGATTCTGCGATATCATTTAGCATCACGACCATGGATTCAAGCAGCAACTGCACCTTCGCGGAAGTATCGAAATCATCAATGGAACTTAATGTTCCACTTAGAAATCCGTTCTTCATGGACGTATCCATGGAGATTCCGGTCAAAGTCTCAATCGAATTGACGGTTCCAACCGTTACGGCCGAAACTCCGGCACATACGATATCTTCGCCACGCTTAGCATAACCCGCGTGCCCTTTTACCTCAAAGCCAACGATAGTTCCTAGATCCGAAGATCGTGTAATCCGTACGTTAATCATTCACGCACCTTCTTACGCTTGAATCTTCTCGATAGTTACTTTCGTGTACGGTTGACGATGGCCTTGTTTCTTGTGGTAGTTCTTCTTAGGTTTGTATTTGTAAACTACAACCTTAGCGCCTTTACCATGTTTCTCGACTTTAGCTGTTACAGACGCGCCGCTTACGAGCGGAGTTCCTGCAGTCAGACCACCTTCGTTAGAAACAGCCAATACACGGTCAAAAGTTACACTTGCGCCGTCTTCAGCTTCCAACTTCTCAATGAACAAAACATCGCCCTCTTGGACTTTGTATTGTTTACCGCCAGTTTCGATAATTGCATACATTTTACTTGCACCTCCTCATGTCTCAGACTCGCCTAGTCTAGGTGGCAGATTCCCGTGGGAACTACACTTATGTACCCGATCGGAGCGGTTACAGCATGTGCAGGATCGAATGAATCAAACACATACTTGAAGATATTATCATACTTATCGCCCATCGTCAACTCATTCCATCCATTCTCCAACTTTCCCAGTCCCTCCGCAGCACTGACACAGGATAGGTGCGAAGCTGGCTGAATCATGTCTTGCCTTCTTCCGAGTCATCTCGAGGAGACCGAGTCTTGTCCAACCGAGAATATGTGTTTTGGTTCGATCCTTGCAAATTACTTTCTCCAGCCGCTCGGTAACCATTTTCCGGTGTATTTCTTCTTCCATATCAATAAAATCAACAATAATGATTCCGCCCGTATCTCGTAAACGAATCAGACGACCAATCTCCTCTGCTGCAAGCAAATTAGTGTTCGTCACCGTCTCTTCAAGCGATGCTCCTCCAATGTATTGCGCGGTGTTAACGTCAATAACCGTGAGCGCCTCCGTCTCATCCCAGATCATTGTAGCTCCGCCCTCCAGCGTGATCTTGCGACTGAAGCTCTTGTGTAGCTGTTCCTGAACACCATATGCTGTAAAGATGGACTCCGATCCATTATACAAACTTACAGGCTTGTACCCATCAGGTGCCATGTCATCCAGAAATGCCGTGGCTTCTTTAACTGCAGCTAAAGAATCTATAATCAACTGATCACGCTGTGGATTAAATGCATCTCTTATAAAGCGCTGAACAATACTAAGATCACGATGCAATAGAGCCGGAGCTTCTGCGGTTTGTGCCCGACGTGTAATGTTATCCCATTGCGCACGTAAAAAAGAAAGATCACCTTCCACCGCTTCATGCGGCTCATCCTGAGAGACGGTCCGCATAATAAGCCCCTCTTCGTTCATACGTAGGCGTTCACCAATTCCTTTGAGCCGGCTGCGTTCTGCATCACGACTTATTTTTTTGGAAACACCTACATAATCTGCAAAAGGCATGTACACCATCCAGCGACCAGGCAACGTATAATGGGTCGTTACACGTGCACCTTTGCCGCCGCTAGGCTCTTTTCTTACTTGTACAACAATATCCTGACCAGGCTGCAAAAGCGTCTCGATAGAGGGCTTCACATCCGGCTGTTTATCCAAATGAGGGTGCAATACATCATCAACATATAAAAAAGCATTCTTCTTCTGTCCAATGTCAACAAAAGCAGCCTGCATACCTGGAAGTACGTTGATCACACGGCCTTTATAATAACTTCCGACCAGCCCTTGCTGCTGATCGCGTTCAGCCGCGTACTCCACAAGCCTTCCGTTCTCCAGAAGAGCCATTCGGGTAATGTGCTGCGTGCAGTGAACGATCATCTGTTTCATGGCTTCACCTCTGGTTTCGTTCATTCATTCATCCCTTTTCACTC contains the following coding sequences:
- the rpmA gene encoding 50S ribosomal protein L27; the encoded protein is MLKLNLQLFASKKGVGSTKNGRDSHSKRLGVKRADGQAVTGGNILVRQRGTKIHPGTNVGIGKDDTLFALVDGVVKFERWGRDRKKVSVYPVDVAPVAAALEA
- a CDS encoding ribosomal-processing cysteine protease Prp; the encoded protein is MINVRITRSSDLGTIVGFEVKGHAGYAKRGEDIVCAGVSAVTVGTVNSIETLTGISMDTSMKNGFLSGTLSSIDDFDTSAKVQLLLESMVVMLNDIAESYGKYLQIEQVNI
- the rplU gene encoding 50S ribosomal protein L21; protein product: MYAIIETGGKQYKVQEGDVLFIEKLEAEDGASVTFDRVLAVSNEGGLTAGTPLVSGASVTAKVEKHGKGAKVVVYKYKPKKNYHKKQGHRQPYTKVTIEKIQA
- a CDS encoding Rne/Rng family ribonuclease — translated: MKQMIVHCTQHITRMALLENGRLVEYAAERDQQQGLVGSYYKGRVINVLPGMQAAFVDIGQKKNAFLYVDDVLHPHLDKQPDVKPSIETLLQPGQDIVVQVRKEPSGGKGARVTTHYTLPGRWMVYMPFADYVGVSKKISRDAERSRLKGIGERLRMNEEGLIMRTVSQDEPHEAVEGDLSFLRAQWDNITRRAQTAEAPALLHRDLSIVQRFIRDAFNPQRDQLIIDSLAAVKEATAFLDDMAPDGYKPVSLYNGSESIFTAYGVQEQLHKSFSRKITLEGGATMIWDETEALTVIDVNTAQYIGGASLEETVTNTNLLAAEEIGRLIRLRDTGGIIIVDFIDMEEEIHRKMVTERLEKVICKDRTKTHILGWTRLGLLEMTRKKARHDSASFAPILCQCCGGTGKVGEWME